A region from the Halobacillus mangrovi genome encodes:
- a CDS encoding DUF3892 domain-containing protein, with protein sequence MPDRIIAVRKNGQGSIKEMKLSSGQVVDYHKAHEMAQSGQLEHVQLINGKDGELHLRSVPDGDPTNNLDNLPSF encoded by the coding sequence ATGCCAGACCGTATTATTGCAGTTCGAAAAAACGGACAAGGAAGCATTAAAGAGATGAAGTTGTCTTCTGGTCAAGTGGTCGACTATCACAAAGCCCACGAAATGGCTCAAAGTGGTCAATTGGAGCATGTTCAGTTAATCAACGGCAAGGATGGTGAACTCCATTTGCGAAGTGTACCGGATGGAGATCCAACGAATAACTTGGATAACCTTCCTTCTTTTTAA
- the rnz gene encoding ribonuclease Z, which yields MELFFLGTGSGVPSKERNVSSLVLRMLEERGTTWVFDCGEGTQHQILNTTIRPRRIEVIFITHLHGDHIYGLPGLLSSRSFQGGESPVTVYGPRGLKEYIDISLRLSGTHLRYPLYVEEVEEGLLFEDEQFIVEAVSLKHGLESYGYILKEKDKLGELQPEKLKALGIKPGPIYQKIKNQSQTRLSDGRMILRDEVIGPPKKGRKIAILGDTRYISALKEPIYGADVLVHEGTFASDETQMAYDYYHSTVKQAAKLAKDAEVEELILTHISSRYQGEAIRQLEEEAREVFENTRIAYDFFQYQIKRN from the coding sequence ATGGAACTGTTTTTTTTAGGCACTGGATCCGGTGTCCCATCCAAAGAACGCAATGTTTCCTCCCTTGTACTTCGTATGCTGGAAGAGCGAGGAACAACATGGGTATTTGATTGCGGAGAGGGGACACAGCACCAAATATTAAATACAACAATTAGACCAAGACGAATCGAAGTCATTTTTATCACACATTTACATGGAGATCACATTTATGGATTGCCTGGCCTGCTCAGCAGCCGGTCCTTTCAAGGTGGAGAATCACCCGTGACGGTTTATGGTCCAAGAGGGTTGAAAGAATATATTGATATAAGCTTGCGGTTGAGCGGAACTCATTTACGGTATCCTCTCTATGTAGAAGAAGTAGAAGAAGGCCTCCTCTTTGAAGATGAACAGTTCATTGTAGAGGCGGTTTCATTGAAACATGGCCTTGAAAGTTATGGATATATCTTGAAGGAAAAAGATAAACTAGGCGAGCTTCAACCTGAAAAATTGAAAGCGCTTGGAATTAAGCCAGGACCCATTTATCAAAAAATTAAAAACCAATCTCAAACCCGCCTTTCCGATGGACGAATGATTCTGCGTGATGAAGTCATCGGACCTCCTAAAAAGGGACGAAAAATAGCCATTCTCGGAGACACACGCTACATATCAGCTTTGAAGGAGCCTATATATGGAGCTGATGTTCTTGTCCATGAAGGTACTTTCGCAAGTGACGAAACACAAATGGCTTATGATTACTATCACTCCACAGTAAAACAAGCGGCTAAGCTAGCGAAAGATGCTGAGGTAGAGGAATTGATTCTGACTCACATCTCCTCAAGATATCAAGGAGAAGCCATACGCCAATTGGAAGAAGAAGCTCGTGAAGTATTTGAAAACACAAGAATAGCCTATGACTTTTTTCAATACCAAATTAAGCGTAACTAA
- a CDS encoding ABC transporter ATP-binding protein: protein MTIIVNDVNKTYASGEVTIHALRNASLKVYDHKIVTILGPSGSGKSTLLNVIGGIDRFESGTIKVASQDLSSMKDSDLTEFRRNYAGFIFQQYNLIPTLTVEENIEVGRELSKNPLDMKDTLEKVGMYDKKDKFPYQLSGGEQQRVAIARALIKNPKFLLCDEPTGALDENTGKKILRLLKFVNETYGTTVLIITHNQGIGEMAHTVIKMSSGEIVETYDNVSPIEPEQVKWA from the coding sequence TTGACTATCATCGTTAATGATGTGAACAAAACTTATGCAAGTGGAGAGGTAACAATTCATGCACTTAGAAACGCATCCCTAAAGGTTTATGACCATAAAATTGTCACCATATTAGGACCGTCTGGTTCAGGTAAATCAACATTACTGAATGTAATTGGAGGGATCGACCGGTTTGAATCAGGTACGATCAAAGTAGCAAGTCAGGATTTGTCCTCTATGAAAGACTCTGATCTTACTGAGTTCAGAAGAAATTATGCAGGGTTTATTTTTCAGCAGTATAATTTAATTCCAACTTTGACTGTTGAAGAGAATATAGAGGTTGGACGTGAATTGAGCAAAAATCCGCTTGATATGAAAGATACATTGGAAAAAGTAGGAATGTATGACAAGAAAGATAAGTTTCCATACCAGCTCAGTGGTGGAGAGCAGCAAAGGGTTGCGATTGCAAGAGCACTAATTAAAAATCCTAAATTTTTATTATGTGACGAACCGACGGGAGCCCTTGATGAAAATACTGGAAAGAAAATCCTGCGACTTCTCAAGTTTGTTAATGAAACATATGGAACAACAGTTTTAATTATTACCCACAATCAGGGTATCGGAGAAATGGCTCATACTGTCATTAAAATGAGCAGTGGAGAAATTGTGGAGACTTATGATAATGTATCTCCGATCGAACCAGAGCAGGTGAAGTGGGCATGA
- a CDS encoding DUF421 domain-containing protein, with protein sequence MNYELVYRLILLVVILYIVFVVFQMKVSPAKHFRLRNIFNSEPIIVMTNGRILEKELRKVRYNVDELISQLRKKDVFHLSEVESAILETDGSLSVLKKTDLSHYSFRNSLKGKAAREHPQIVVIEGNILDFSLKVIGKDKRWLTRTLRKNGIENLSNIMVAQVDPLGNFYIDTRTDLISFTSNE encoded by the coding sequence ATGAACTATGAACTTGTCTATAGACTAATTTTGCTAGTTGTCATTTTATATATCGTCTTTGTTGTCTTTCAGATGAAGGTGAGTCCTGCGAAGCACTTTCGGTTACGAAATATCTTTAATAGTGAACCAATTATAGTTATGACCAATGGACGAATCCTCGAAAAGGAATTGAGAAAAGTACGCTACAATGTAGATGAACTTATTTCCCAGTTGAGAAAGAAAGATGTATTTCACTTAAGTGAGGTAGAGAGCGCCATTCTTGAAACTGATGGGAGTTTAAGTGTATTGAAAAAAACGGACCTCAGCCATTACTCATTCCGAAATTCGTTAAAAGGGAAGGCTGCCAGGGAACACCCACAAATTGTAGTCATTGAGGGGAATATTCTTGATTTTAGTTTAAAAGTGATCGGGAAGGATAAAAGGTGGTTGACTCGGACACTTCGAAAAAACGGAATTGAGAATTTATCAAATATCATGGTTGCGCAAGTGGATCCATTGGGAAATTTCTATATTGACACTAGAACAGACCTTATTTCTTTTACATCTAACGAATAG
- the namA gene encoding NADPH dehydrogenase NamA, whose amino-acid sequence MKHKLFSPYTMKNITLKNRIVMSPMCMYSSHEQDGHIQPFHIAHYESRAVGQVGLVMTEATSVLPEGRISHEDLGIWEDSHVEGLLKVTEAIHRHEAKAAIQLAHAGRKANLRDEIFAPSALAFNKVSKVPTEMSKSDISRTVTAFKHAAERSKQAGFDIIELHAAHGYLINQFLSPLTNKRSDDYGGSRENRYRFLKETIEAVHEVWEGPLLVRISGAEYNDGGNSIDDFVYFAQEMKAQGVDLIDVSSGGVVPATIEPYPGYQVKFAEQIKERANIATGAVGLITNGNQAEEILQNNRADLVFIARALLRNPYWPKQAADELGYELEGPRQYTRAW is encoded by the coding sequence TTGAAACATAAACTCTTTTCACCTTATACAATGAAAAACATTACATTAAAAAACCGCATTGTCATGTCACCTATGTGCATGTACTCCTCACATGAACAGGACGGCCATATTCAACCTTTTCATATTGCTCATTATGAAAGCCGTGCTGTTGGACAGGTGGGTCTTGTTATGACAGAAGCCACTTCTGTACTTCCCGAGGGGCGTATTTCCCATGAAGACCTTGGTATATGGGAGGATTCTCACGTGGAGGGTCTACTAAAAGTAACAGAAGCTATTCATCGCCACGAGGCAAAAGCGGCCATTCAATTAGCCCATGCTGGACGTAAAGCAAATTTGCGTGATGAAATATTTGCCCCAAGTGCACTTGCCTTTAATAAAGTATCGAAGGTTCCAACGGAAATGTCCAAAAGTGATATTTCTCGAACTGTCACTGCATTTAAACATGCAGCTGAAAGATCTAAACAAGCGGGATTCGATATCATCGAATTACATGCAGCTCATGGCTATCTTATCAATCAATTCCTATCACCATTGACTAACAAGCGGAGCGATGACTATGGAGGTTCAAGAGAAAACCGTTATCGCTTCTTAAAAGAAACAATTGAAGCAGTACATGAAGTATGGGAGGGCCCTTTGTTAGTACGTATCTCAGGAGCAGAATACAACGATGGTGGGAATTCCATAGATGACTTTGTTTATTTTGCACAGGAAATGAAAGCCCAAGGTGTAGATTTGATCGATGTAAGCTCTGGTGGAGTTGTACCCGCCACAATTGAACCCTATCCTGGGTATCAAGTTAAATTCGCAGAGCAAATCAAAGAAAGAGCTAATATTGCTACAGGAGCAGTAGGACTGATCACCAACGGAAATCAAGCAGAAGAAATTCTGCAAAACAATCGGGCAGATTTAGTGTTTATTGCTCGTGCTTTATTAAGAAATCCTTATTGGCCTAAGCAAGCAGCCGATGAACTTGGCTATGAACTGGAAGGACCAAGACAATATACAAGAGCATGGTAA
- a CDS encoding small acid-soluble spore protein P produces the protein MSARRMGPKQQKTPNLPKGPQQEYGDPMAGSHKVKQANHSRDKQKSSHDM, from the coding sequence ATGTCTGCAAGACGAATGGGACCAAAACAGCAGAAAACCCCAAATTTGCCTAAAGGACCTCAACAAGAATACGGGGACCCAATGGCTGGTTCGCATAAAGTAAAGCAAGCAAATCATTCACGAGACAAACAAAAATCTTCTCACGATATGTAA
- a CDS encoding ABC transporter permease has translation MILRKSISRTMKDKKFQYTGVIILLILAVMLYVSLSVAISTLEERNEHFSKEYHQETFHFVTGENVSELQLKTWEKEYSVTLEKRSYQDVNINEDTTLRLFEATDQVNLPYISSGTMPNQPGEIALSKVFAEKNGYEIGDRIKLKEVDVKVSGFVYLPDYIYMIERQTDILSDAEKFGIGVSTKETLSEMEGSQQSQVLGISSDEEVPEGIRKAVNKQTSLLQFISREDNARIQFVESEIEGAKTMITTLPLFILALSVVMVLLLLKRRMDMQRKEIGTLMALGYRKRELMRHYLGYAWVTGLTGTILGILAGGGLSIPLSNLYANYFNLPQISMFDFDPWVLVIGFLIPITLILTLTAFVISRALKTDPLALLRPKEMATGKKSWIERIPWFNKGGFNRRFRLRLMVRSKARSLYIFLGVMFSTVLLLFGLITFNSMERLVETTYKEVQTYEYAVHFNTLQTDQPSGEGSPFTMNEVTVASEDKEEKIKLYGIVPETDQLQLSNQEGTRLNSQLTDGAIISQPLAAVLNVESGDRLILMNSLNEIEMETEVVGVADVFIGSSLYLPKEKVNEFLGFPQGSYTAVWQDKEPKNSEEVFMIEDKQKVIESFESTSGATRYSVIGMSVFAIVIGVIVLTLLTNLIVEENSPSISLFKVMGYQDNEVSRLVLSVYTPVVLISYFLSIPLGGLALEQTMNGLVEQTGFLLPTDISWWMVLTGFGVIILTYWLSLYLSKRKLKQVSLQEALKKQQD, from the coding sequence ATGATCCTCAGAAAATCCATATCAAGAACAATGAAGGATAAGAAATTTCAATATACGGGAGTTATCATTCTTTTAATATTAGCTGTCATGCTTTATGTTTCTTTATCAGTGGCAATTAGTACGCTGGAAGAACGTAACGAACATTTTTCAAAAGAGTATCATCAGGAGACCTTTCATTTTGTTACGGGAGAGAATGTGTCTGAATTACAATTAAAAACATGGGAAAAGGAGTATTCCGTTACCCTTGAGAAGCGAAGCTATCAGGATGTTAACATTAATGAGGATACTACGCTTCGTTTGTTTGAAGCAACCGATCAAGTGAACCTTCCCTATATTTCTTCTGGAACGATGCCTAATCAGCCAGGTGAGATAGCTTTGTCCAAAGTTTTTGCTGAGAAGAATGGCTATGAGATCGGCGATCGGATTAAGCTAAAAGAAGTGGACGTGAAGGTTTCAGGGTTTGTGTATCTTCCTGACTACATCTATATGATTGAGAGGCAGACAGATATCCTTAGCGATGCAGAGAAATTTGGCATAGGAGTGTCTACAAAAGAAACGCTAAGTGAAATGGAAGGTTCCCAGCAATCTCAAGTTCTTGGGATCAGTTCTGACGAGGAAGTACCTGAAGGGATTCGAAAGGCCGTAAATAAACAAACTTCTCTTCTTCAGTTCATCAGTCGAGAGGATAATGCAAGGATTCAATTTGTCGAGAGCGAAATTGAAGGCGCTAAAACAATGATTACTACGCTTCCTTTATTCATCCTTGCCCTTTCTGTAGTAATGGTACTTTTGCTATTGAAGAGGCGTATGGATATGCAACGAAAAGAAATCGGTACGCTGATGGCACTTGGATATCGTAAGCGTGAATTGATGCGCCATTATTTAGGATATGCTTGGGTGACGGGCTTGACAGGAACTATACTCGGCATACTTGCTGGGGGAGGATTATCCATTCCTCTTTCCAACCTATATGCGAATTATTTTAACTTGCCTCAGATATCCATGTTCGATTTTGATCCTTGGGTACTTGTGATCGGTTTCTTAATTCCTATCACTCTTATTCTAACCTTAACCGCTTTTGTTATCTCACGTGCACTGAAAACGGACCCGTTAGCATTACTTCGACCTAAAGAAATGGCGACCGGTAAGAAGTCGTGGATAGAGAGAATCCCATGGTTTAATAAGGGAGGGTTTAACCGAAGATTCAGATTGCGCCTCATGGTAAGAAGCAAGGCGAGGAGTTTATACATTTTCCTTGGTGTAATGTTCTCGACTGTACTATTATTATTTGGGTTAATCACCTTTAACTCTATGGAACGTTTGGTAGAAACAACATACAAAGAGGTTCAAACGTATGAATACGCTGTTCACTTTAACACGCTGCAGACAGATCAACCTAGTGGGGAGGGAAGCCCTTTTACAATGAATGAAGTAACGGTCGCTTCAGAGGACAAAGAAGAGAAAATAAAACTTTATGGGATCGTCCCAGAGACCGACCAGCTTCAGCTTTCTAATCAAGAGGGGACGCGTCTAAATAGTCAATTGACTGATGGGGCTATCATCTCTCAACCACTGGCAGCTGTATTAAATGTAGAGTCAGGAGACCGTTTAATTTTAATGAACTCACTCAATGAAATAGAAATGGAGACAGAGGTTGTTGGTGTTGCTGATGTTTTCATTGGAAGCAGTTTATATTTGCCTAAAGAAAAGGTGAACGAATTTTTAGGATTTCCTCAAGGAAGCTATACAGCCGTGTGGCAGGACAAAGAACCTAAAAACAGTGAAGAAGTGTTCATGATTGAAGATAAGCAGAAAGTGATCGAAAGCTTTGAGTCGACTTCAGGGGCTACTAGGTACTCCGTTATCGGTATGTCCGTCTTTGCTATCGTGATCGGTGTCATAGTACTTACACTGCTGACCAATTTAATAGTAGAAGAGAACTCTCCCTCTATTTCCTTATTCAAAGTGATGGGGTATCAAGATAATGAGGTTTCAAGACTAGTTTTGAGTGTTTACACTCCAGTAGTTTTAATTTCCTATTTTCTATCCATTCCACTCGGCGGTCTAGCACTCGAGCAGACCATGAACGGCTTAGTTGAACAGACAGGGTTTTTATTGCCTACGGACATTTCCTGGTGGATGGTGCTTACAGGGTTTGGTGTCATTATCCTGACTTATTGGCTCTCTCTCTATTTATCGAAGCGAAAACTGAAACAAGTGTCCTTGCAAGAGGCCTTGAAAAAACAACAGGATTAA
- a CDS encoding aldehyde dehydrogenase — protein MHTIVQQQKKWFKEGHTRSYEFRKEQLRRIKKMITTFEKPIINALKFDLNKSEFEAYAAEIAFLKTEIDHHLKHLKQWMAPRKVKTPLTHTGSKNYIQKEPYGTVLVIAPWNYPIQLALAPVIGAIAAGNTVIIKPSELTPTVSWVLKKMVEQYFSPHYIAVIEGDKEVTQELLDQPLDYVFFTGSVPVGKIIMEKASKQLIPVTLELGGKSPAIVHKDANIDLAAKRIVWGKYTNAGQTCIAPDYLFVHHEIKASLIKKMKEYIHQFYGDSPLENSDYVKIVNRQHFDRVSAYLEDGTVVAGGGLDENKLMIEPTILDQVSWSDPVMKDEIFGPILPLLTYDNLHEVIGQVNQRPKPLALYYFGENEQDQKEITQSIPYGGGCINDTLYHIINPHLPFGGVGESGIGSYHGESSFYTFTHEKSITKQTTKFDHSFRYPGSSFGLAIIKKIIG, from the coding sequence GTGCATACGATCGTCCAGCAACAAAAAAAATGGTTCAAGGAAGGTCATACCAGAAGCTACGAATTTAGAAAAGAACAGCTGAGACGCATAAAGAAAATGATAACAACTTTTGAGAAACCTATCATCAATGCCCTTAAATTCGACCTGAATAAATCTGAATTTGAAGCTTATGCTGCAGAGATCGCCTTTCTTAAAACAGAAATCGATCACCATTTGAAGCATTTGAAACAATGGATGGCACCAAGAAAAGTAAAAACCCCTCTCACCCATACCGGCTCCAAAAATTATATTCAAAAAGAGCCCTATGGAACGGTGCTTGTCATTGCTCCCTGGAACTACCCTATTCAATTAGCACTCGCTCCTGTAATTGGAGCTATTGCTGCTGGAAATACTGTAATAATCAAGCCTTCGGAACTGACACCAACAGTTTCATGGGTTCTCAAGAAAATGGTTGAGCAGTATTTTTCGCCTCACTATATAGCTGTAATAGAAGGAGATAAAGAGGTGACACAGGAATTGCTGGATCAGCCTCTCGATTACGTATTCTTTACTGGTAGTGTCCCAGTCGGAAAAATCATTATGGAAAAAGCGAGTAAACAATTGATTCCTGTTACCTTAGAGTTAGGCGGTAAGAGTCCTGCGATTGTCCATAAGGATGCCAATATAGATCTAGCGGCTAAACGAATCGTTTGGGGAAAATATACAAACGCCGGCCAGACATGTATTGCGCCTGACTATTTATTTGTACACCACGAGATTAAAGCTTCATTGATTAAAAAAATGAAAGAATATATTCATCAATTTTATGGAGATTCTCCATTGGAGAACTCAGATTATGTTAAAATCGTAAACCGTCAACATTTCGATCGCGTTTCTGCTTACTTGGAAGATGGAACCGTCGTAGCCGGTGGAGGGCTGGATGAGAATAAACTGATGATCGAACCGACCATCCTTGATCAAGTGTCGTGGTCAGATCCTGTCATGAAAGATGAGATTTTTGGTCCTATTCTCCCCCTCCTCACCTATGACAACTTACACGAGGTCATCGGACAAGTAAACCAGCGTCCTAAGCCGCTTGCCCTGTATTACTTTGGGGAAAACGAACAAGATCAAAAAGAAATAACACAATCGATTCCATATGGAGGAGGCTGCATAAATGACACCCTCTATCATATCATCAACCCTCACCTGCCATTCGGAGGTGTTGGAGAAAGTGGAATAGGAAGTTACCATGGAGAATCAAGTTTTTATACATTTACCCATGAAAAAAGTATTACCAAGCAAACGACAAAATTCGATCATAGCTTTCGTTATCCAGGCTCTTCCTTTGGACTTGCCATCATAAAAAAAATTATTGGATGA
- a CDS encoding DNA polymerase IV, translating to MSKWYPKNGRVIFHVDMNSFYASVEMAFDPSLKGKPLAIAGNPEERRGIVVTSSYEARKYGVKTTMPVGEAKRLCPDLIVMRPNFERYRTASKEMFKILSDVTSIVQPVSIDEGYMDITQCEEQGSPPDIAERIQRRIYEELDLPCSIGIAPNKFLAKMASDMKKPMGITILRLRDIEKKLWPLPIEEMYGVGSKTADKLKKINIQTIGDLANHPVLELKQLLGINGERLQNRANGMDQRPVDPDAVHEFKSIGTSTTLPQDTTEDTEVRAVLRRLSNKVEARMKNKKVVAKNVQLMIRYHDRKTVTRSRQLKEFIHTSDDLFNAAIQLFDQHWSLDPVRLLGVTASDLAEQSQVTQQLDLFNYKEHADKEKLYKAIDDLTDKYGKNPFKAISVPSEGNVTTSFQKDFLDDYKKE from the coding sequence GTGTCAAAATGGTATCCGAAAAATGGTCGGGTCATTTTTCACGTTGATATGAATAGTTTTTATGCTTCTGTCGAAATGGCATTTGATCCCTCTCTAAAAGGTAAACCGCTTGCTATTGCAGGAAATCCTGAAGAAAGAAGAGGAATTGTAGTCACAAGCAGTTACGAAGCAAGAAAATACGGTGTAAAAACAACGATGCCCGTCGGAGAAGCAAAAAGACTTTGTCCAGATCTTATTGTCATGAGGCCTAATTTTGAAAGGTATCGAACCGCATCTAAGGAAATGTTTAAGATCTTATCAGATGTGACCTCAATTGTACAGCCTGTCTCTATTGATGAGGGTTACATGGATATTACACAGTGTGAGGAACAAGGTTCTCCCCCGGATATTGCGGAGCGGATTCAAAGACGTATCTATGAAGAACTTGACCTTCCTTGCAGTATTGGCATTGCTCCAAATAAATTTTTAGCAAAAATGGCATCAGATATGAAAAAGCCAATGGGCATAACCATCCTTAGATTAAGGGATATTGAGAAGAAACTCTGGCCTCTGCCGATTGAGGAAATGTATGGAGTTGGTTCAAAAACAGCTGACAAGCTTAAAAAAATTAATATACAAACCATTGGGGATTTAGCGAATCACCCCGTTCTTGAACTAAAGCAACTGCTGGGCATTAACGGAGAGCGACTGCAGAATCGAGCAAATGGAATGGACCAAAGACCTGTTGATCCCGATGCTGTGCATGAATTTAAAAGCATTGGTACTTCAACAACACTTCCGCAAGACACTACTGAAGACACAGAAGTACGAGCGGTTTTACGCAGGCTCTCAAATAAAGTGGAAGCTCGAATGAAAAATAAAAAAGTAGTAGCAAAAAATGTTCAATTAATGATTCGCTATCACGACCGGAAAACCGTAACTAGAAGCCGTCAATTAAAAGAGTTCATTCACACATCAGACGATTTGTTCAATGCTGCCATTCAATTATTCGACCAGCATTGGAGCCTGGATCCTGTAAGACTTTTAGGGGTCACAGCTTCAGACCTTGCCGAACAATCGCAAGTGACCCAGCAGCTTGATTTATTTAATTATAAAGAACACGCTGACAAAGAAAAGCTTTATAAAGCAATTGACGACTTAACTGATAAGTATGGGAAAAACCCCTTTAAAGCAATTTCCGTTCCCTCTGAAGGGAACGTGACCACCAGTTTTCAAAAAGATTTCCTAGACGATTATAAAAAAGAATAG
- a CDS encoding YpzI family protein encodes MGKDRQEKKLKRSGKVQSDRDQSLSHHGATAMEGPEEARKRR; translated from the coding sequence ATGGGTAAAGATCGTCAAGAGAAGAAGCTAAAAAGATCAGGAAAGGTTCAATCTGACCGGGACCAAAGCTTAAGTCACCATGGTGCTACTGCCATGGAAGGACCAGAAGAAGCGAGAAAACGCAGGTAA